Proteins from a genomic interval of Vicia villosa cultivar HV-30 ecotype Madison, WI unplaced genomic scaffold, Vvil1.0 ctg.001911F_1_1, whole genome shotgun sequence:
- the LOC131637084 gene encoding uncharacterized protein LOC131637084 produces the protein MGHLIACAYDMVCIDLTRYGFLETFFPFRTTPPTNPNDRIMCVGWLAKSKYFGQVYLKPGCPIPPSSTEWALHHTEAADTWLDRFVDRMLDFERLNNIEKESNAEKSRLEPPIDLVSDSSFDVFI, from the coding sequence AtgggacatcttattgcatgTGCATATGACATGGTATGCATTGACTTGACGCGATATGGTTTTTTGGAAACCTTTTTTCCGTTCCGCACCACACCTCCAACAAATCCAAATGATCGTATTATGTGTGTTGGATGGCTcgcaaaatcaaaatattttgggcaagtttacttgaaaccgggATGCCCCATACCACCTTCATCAACGGAATGGGCACTTCATCATACTGAAGCTGCCGATACGTGGCTGGATCGTTTTGTGGATAGGATGCTCGACTTTGAAAGGTTGAACAACATCGAAAAGGAATCAAATGCCGAAAAGTCAAGATTAGAACCTCCAATAGATTTAGTCAGCGATAGTTCTTTTGATGTATTTATCTAG